Proteins encoded in a region of the Zea mays cultivar B73 chromosome 2, Zm-B73-REFERENCE-NAM-5.0, whole genome shotgun sequence genome:
- the LOC103649392 gene encoding pathogenesis-related protein PRB1-2, translating to MAPGISLKKLLAIGMAICAMSLASAATATKTSPENYVELHNAARSAAGAGRVSWDAEAARHAAKRAAAGCAAGLRSMSLPVVAGGGYGENVFRGTPGKAWAAADAVRAWTAPAATEYVQLVWPASVRIGCARAACAGGRGVVISCSYKPAVKEAMRMAPLPAYCRYNISRCYDCPIC from the exons ATGGCACCCGGTATTAGCCTCAAGAAGCTACTAGCCATCGGCATGGCCATCTGCGCCATGTCCCTCGCTTCGGCTGCCACCGCGACCAAGACCTCCCCAGAGAACTACGTCGAGCTGCACAACGCGGCGCGCAGCGCGGCCGGCGCCGGGCGAGTGTCGTGGGACGCCGAGGCGGCGAGGCACGCGGCCAAGCGGGCCGCCGCGGGCTGCGCTGCTGGCCTCCGGAGCATGTCATTGCCTGTTGTTGCTGGTGGCGGGTATGGAGAGAACGTCTTCCGTGGCACGCCGGGGAAGGCCTGGGCAGCCGCCGACGCCGTGCGCGCGTGGACGGCGCCGGCGGCCACGGAGTACGTGCAGCTCGTGTGGCCGGCCTCCGTCAGAATCGGCTGCGCACGCGccgcctgcgccggcggccgcggcGTCGTCATTAGCTGCAGCTACAAACCAGCTG TGAAGGAAGCTATGAGAATGGCGCCACTCCCTGCCTACTGTAGATACAACATTAGCCGTTGCTACGACTGTCCAATTTGCTGA